In Panicum virgatum strain AP13 chromosome 5K, P.virgatum_v5, whole genome shotgun sequence, the genomic window CTGTAGTGTATTGGAGAACGCCAGCTGCTCTTATGCTTGTGTCATCTTGTTTTTCGATGGATTATCGGAATTTGCTAGTGAAAGTGTTGTTATGTCATCTCACTGGGTGGCAAGTTGTTTACTTGTTTTCATGTTTACAACCGTTGGAGGTGATTGTGACCAATGCAGTTGTTTTGTTGTTTCTCAGCTTGACTCTAGATTGATTGTTTGATATGGATAGTAGATTAGTACCAAGGAGATTGTGGGCATTCTTAGTAATGCAAGTAATGTCATGTGTTATATCCAACACTGAGTTTGGGCAAACAAGTTTGTAAGTTACAAAGCTTTGTTTAGTTAGAGCAGTAGCCAATACATTACtaaactagttttttttttcatactcATGCGTTCTAAACTAGTTGCCTCTCATAGCAGCTTATCTGAGACAATAGGTGTCAATTTTAAGGAGTTAATGATGCATTACTAGATGAAGTTATGATTTACACCTGACATCTTGGTTTTTCTGTTTGGCTGCGCTGTTTTGTACTGCAACAATGTATCCCTGTAAGATATTTTACAATTTCATAATATTCCTCCTTATATTTTGTTTGTAAGTTTGCACCGAGTACATTGTTACTTTCCAAGCAGCCACATTCTTTTCATATTTCCATACTAAGAAACATTCACCATTTCTGCAGCTGCatttggaggtgttcttcatgTTGTTTCTACGGCGCTACTTGGGATAACTGCAGTTACTATGGCAAACACTATAGCCGGCGAAGAAACTGTGCATAAACTTGCCTCATTGTTGCTGATTTTTCTTGGAGGAAGTTATATACTGTTGTTTGCCTTAGGAAAAGGTGGCCATAGCCATGCTCATAACCATCCAATGGAAAAGATGGCAGTCGCTGGTCTTGTCCTGGTTCCTGCATTATCACCCTGTGCAACAACCCTTCCAGTTTTCCTTGCTGTTGGAAACTCTTCCTCAATGATGATTCTTGCCATCATTGTGCTCCTCTTCAGGTCTTCACCCTCATCGACTCCACTCTTTTTAGATATTTTACTTGTTGGCACTTACAAGTTAAAATGCTAGTATCTTgccctcctttttttttgtttctaaaTGGTCTGAAGTAGAAACAAATTAAATGCTACTATGTTGGGACCTCTGGCCACTGTTTGTCTGTCTGTCACCTTTGCGACGCATAGAGCATGCTGAGatagaaaacaaagtcaagTAGATCAATGTACTGAGTTAAAAATCCACAGACAGTGGAGCGAGTGATTGCATTTGCTAAGTAtaaagtcgtgatcttgtttcTTTCAGTTTGTACGATTTTCCTATTGAGGTACTTCTTGCTTCATTAGTCATCATTTCATTATAGCAGATCCATGCATTAGGAATCAAAATGACATGAGGTTTACCATCTACATTCAAGGGTCTAGACTATGACTGTATCATTAGTTATTATCATGTTCAAATGAGTGGCAGCTTTGTTAGCCGGTCACTCATTTTTCAATAGAAACTGATGGCACATAACTTTAGAGGGTAAATAGTGTAGGCATCATCAAATGCCTTGTTTCCTTCAATTTTCTTCTAAGTGATTTCTTTTTAAATATGATAGATAGGCCCATGAAGAATCAACAAGATGCTTCATACTGCATATCTTCCTTCCAATTCATTGCCTCCTGCTCAGTGGACTTACATTTAGTTTTTTTTCCTGTGATCCTGTCATATCTTCCTTCCAATTCATTGCTGATGTGCAGTCTACTTACATTTAGCTTCTGCCTGCAGCACCATTACCGTGATGACATCCCTGGTGGCCCTCTCATTCTACGGTGCTAGCCAAATCAAGTTCCACTGGGTCGAGCGGTATGACAAGATCCTCGTCGGCACGGTCCTGTGCCTTGTCGGAATTTTAACATATGTGTTCCATCATCATGACGGTGATGAGCACTCTCTCCATGAGCATGTGCACCGGAAACTCGTGTCCCCATAGGTGACTAGTAGATAGTGAATGAAGTTCCATATGTTTGTCAAAAATTTGATGTTGTTCCCTAACCGTTCTGAACAATGGATGCTGTATATGATCTGATTATCGACCCATGTGAGTTCATCTGCCTTTCAGGCTTTGCTGGGAATTCATATCGACCGATGTATTGAATACGGTTTGCAGTTTTGGAAACTGCGTGAAGTTTGTACCCTTGCGCTGTACACTTTACAAACTACAAAGTGGTTCACTTATTCAACTTGTTGAGAAGCGATTCAACACAGGTCTGGCTAGGCATTCTGAAATTTCACTGTTACTTTTGAGTATACGCAAGTTATTATTTGCTGAATTATTTACTAgtcatgttctttttttttcgcaAAAGAAATCGTTTCTCCGTTTATAAACTGGAGTCGAAATAGTTGGCCCACAGCGTAGGCCTAGTTCTCTTCGCCCAAATCTAGCCCAGTAATCCTACAAAGGGCCGGGTCTGGCCCGGAAGAACGCGCGGCAGGCAgagcggccacgccgccgccgccgatcccttTCGTCTCCCCGCGGCCGTCCTCCAGCTTTCCTCCCTCGATCCACCGACCCAACCCGATCGCCTTGGGCTCCAGGCGGGCGATGGGCGACCACTACCAGACGCTGGGGCTCCGGCGCGACGCCACCAAGGCCGAGGTCAAGACCGCCTTCCGCCGCAGCGCGCTCCGCGACCACCCCGACCGCCACGCCAGCTCCACCGACGCGGCCGCCCGCGCGGACGCCGCGCGCCGGTTCCGCCAGGCGTCCGACGCGTACCACGTCCTCTCCGACGACCAGCGACGCGCCGAGTACGACCTCCGCCTTCGCGGCTCCACATCATCCTACGCGCGCACCTCCTCCTACGGCTGGGCGTCTTCCTCGTCGGCTTCCTACGGctacggccacggccacggcggtgGTTCGTGGCGCCGGACGCCTCCGGGAGCAGGCGCCGGCGCGTCGGCGGGATCAATTGATTGGGAATTCCTGCTGAAGGCGGTCACTCGGCGAGGGTTCCTTATCAATCTGGGATTCGCCAGGTGAGTCAATTTAGCGTCGAGATGTTTCGTCTGTTCAATTCGCTGTCAATAGCGCGGTGCAAAAGAGGATTCCGGAAATGAGCAAGCTACTCTGTAGCTTCGCCTTTGCTTGCTTAGCTGATTTGCTCCTTTAGGTGAGCGCCATCTATTGGTGATTACTAACCAAATAAGGTGAGATCAGTGTTTGAACCAAGGACAATCAGAATGGGGCTAAACGTGCAAATGTGGCTCGCTACGGTTGCATGCTTAGCACATCTTCTGTATTGCTGTAGGTTTACGGAAAAGAAGGTAGCATGATTGTCTTAGTTGGTGTTAGTTCAGTGAAATTCGCAGTTCGATTAGTTCGTAAGAAAAAAGGAGAATGAATGCCACACATATGGTTGGTAAAAGTTTTAGAAAACACACGTTTAACTAGTGCTATTCAGTGTAGCTTATTTGCTGTCTACGACTACGAGTGCCAAGTATTATGGTTCTGATGATTTTTCAGTATTTGAAATATGATAGCTGTTGAGAGTTAGCATCTCATTTATAACTTTGTACTGCTGCAGTGTATTGCTATCTGGAGCAGCTTTTCTGGATGGGAGTATTCTAGAAATTTGGAAGATGAATAACTCTGGGGTATGTGTTTTTCATTATTTTTCGCAATGTTCACAGATCACATTGATCCTCTTTGTATGATCAATCGAACCCCTATTATTCAGAATGAATTATATCAACCGCCAATTATTATAAACTGTTTTGCATTAACTTTGAAATTGTTGTCATCGTGGGGTTATGCCAATGGGTTCTGCCCCGTCCCATCTCGTTTCTTACTTTTACGTCATTTACATGTTGGCACTTTGGCAGTAATGAGCAAATAGATCATAATATGTTGCATGGGTATGCAGAAAAATGGTTTCAAATGTCAATTTCCTCATGGTAGCCCTTATTGTTTGGTTTTGCATACACTGAGTGGTGGACTTAAGGCAAAAGCCTGCACAAGGCGTAACTAGCTACTTAAGACGAAACTCagtcatcatcaaaatcattaaAATATTGTAAATTGTGTTGCACTTATGATTGTAATGATGAAATGTGCCCCTATTGGTAAATGCAAATATTGAAAATTGTTATATCCTGCCATAGAGAAAAATCGGAATGGCTGGAATGTGCCCCTAATCCCCTATTTGGTAAACACAAATATTGAAAATTACTACATGCTGCCATAGAGAAATATTGTAATGGCTGGAATGTGACCCTAATCCTTTATTGGTAAATGCAAATATTGAAAAATACTGCATCCAGCTGCAGATAAAGCATGTATGGTGACCGACCCGCAATCAACACTGTGCTTGTATTTTTGCTGTGCAGAAATCATTTGAGGATGCGATGGAGTCTATTGAGAAAGTGAAAAGGAGATAGGTAGTAGAAGTTCTTGTGTTCCACGAATTCTCGGTACATATCTACTGACGTGCGAACTGATGTGCATATTGCTGTCCAGTAAGACCGATTGTCTTTGTAATACGTGTAGTTCTGATTTCTGGTGTCTTTCACGAAGTTGAGCTCGGTCCTTGTAAGACCATGTGGGGTCTGCATTCACCCTTCATATACAGAAACTGTACATGTAATTCTTTTGTGGATGAAAACAAGTAATCATGTTGAATTTGAATGTAATTGGCGTACGCTTTGAGGAAAGGCTATATGGGCTTCGCATTTTTACTATTGTTCATAGCAGAGAGTGAAATACCAATCTAGTTAATTAAGCTAATCGTTTGAGTATATTTTGGTTCAGCACCCTGACATTGTTGTTGTCTAAACCCTATCCGGAAGGATCAATACTGTATGACCATTTCTTTCCAAACTTGTTTTCGTAAGGTTCCTTCGCTCACGCGGACGCGATTGTGGTTAAAGAGTCAGACCAGTGCCCATCATCCTGGATTCCTGGCTGGTTTAGATATACGCGTCGCGGCAACGGTTTCTCCTAGGGTTGTTGGCTTGTTGCTGACGCTGCGTTCACACTTGACACACCACCTGGTGCGGGccccatgggccatggccccgCGGTTGCGTCCACACTGCTGTGCTGTGGTCCACAGACCACCAGTCAATGCCCCTCGACTCTCTGTGCCTCGACTCTACTACTCGTCTGCTACTTCTACGGAGTACATGGCACCACCTTCTTCTGGCTACGGCATGCAACTCTCCTGGGTCTCCCGGTCCCTGAAAGTTGAAACCGAGAGCCTGAGAGCTCAATCTAAACACCGTTCACATCGGGGAATAATCTTCCCGTTTTGCCGAAACATACTAAATTCTTCTTCTCCCGCAGAAAAGCAAGGCGCCACAATATTCGATACGAGAACGATTAGCACAATCTATTGAACACGCAACGAGAAGAAAACATGGCAACCATGTCATGCAGACGCTAAACCACAGCCGCATACTAGCCTAACACTACTTGCTTTAATTTACAGGGGCATGCAAAAACTCCATGGTTGCTACTGCTGGGAGCAAAGCATCATCGAGGCACACGGGCTGACAGCCGTCCGATCCTCGCATCGGACGGACCAAAAACTACCCTAACAGGTTGCTACCAAGCTGGACAGAGCAGAGCGAAATGATCGACAACCaaaaccaactgccgcaaaaagAAGCCAGCTTTCCTTCCATCTCCTCACTCCCCCCGCGCGCCAGCTCGCCGCGCCGTCAGATGATTCCCCAGCTCTCCAGGGTCGGGAAGTCGATCATCGCCTCCATCTCCAGCAGCGCCGATGAGTCGTCCTTCCCTGCtgcagcggcggctgcggcgggggcCGTGCACGTGGCGGCCGGCGCGTACCCGCGGCTCGAGCTCTTgacctccggcgccggcgcggcgcggtcgaGGAGGAGGAACGCGGACGTGTCAAGCGTCGGGAGCACGAACGAGGGCGCCGGCGTCCAGCtgaaggcggcgacggcgcgctccggggcagcgggagcggcggcggaggagggaccGGGGACGGGGGCGGGGAGGCCGGTGATCTCCTGCACCATGCGGCGGAAGTTGGCCGGGTCGGCGGTGATGTAGGTGGTCGGCGGGCGCCGCGACGGCCGCGGCTTGCGCTTGCTGACGCGGCCGGCCTTCGGTCCCTTCAGGGCccgagccggcggcgggcgggcggcgggcccggacgacggcgccggcgcgtcgTGGCCGCTGGAGAGGAGCTCGGAGGCGGAGGACGTCGTCGAGGAGGACGGGGTGGCCGGGGAGGAGAAGGGCGAGGCctcggctgcggcggtggaggtgtaAGCGTGGGCGGGCGCCATGGAGGCGCGGAGCGCGGAGGTGAGCGCCTTGTtctcgaaggcggcggcggg contains:
- the LOC120706552 gene encoding uncharacterized protein LOC120706552 isoform X1 produces the protein MHLVFCVFEIYIFLELDANTWRERERLGWAESDQPHRGWGRACFHPLRTPTPLAFGFLPLLSPSASLALARFADLHPAARRPGGWVSKARRGPRPGGGGAELTGSVGWSSDGRRRAAVDRGGGVHHRGHRHGVAAALLHPHALAPLLHRRARAAVAALPHPPPAFGGVLHVVSTALLGITAVTMANTIAGEETVHKLASLLLIFLGGSYILLFALGKGGHSHAHNHPMEKMAVAGLVLVPALSPCATTLPVFLAVGNSSSMMILAIIVLLFSTITVMTSLVALSFYGASQIKFHWVERYDKILVGTVLCLVGILTYVFHHHDGDEHSLHEHVHRKLVSP
- the LOC120706552 gene encoding uncharacterized protein LOC120706552 isoform X2, encoding MDGGGLRWTAEEASTIGGIATVSLLHSFIPTHWLPFSIVARAQRWPLSRTLLVTAFGGVLHVVSTALLGITAVTMANTIAGEETVHKLASLLLIFLGGSYILLFALGKGGHSHAHNHPMEKMAVAGLVLVPALSPCATTLPVFLAVGNSSSMMILAIIVLLFSTITVMTSLVALSFYGASQIKFHWVERYDKILVGTVLCLVGILTYVFHHHDGDEHSLHEHVHRKLVSP
- the LOC120706555 gene encoding chaperone protein dnaJ 72-like; translated protein: MGDHYQTLGLRRDATKAEVKTAFRRSALRDHPDRHASSTDAAARADAARRFRQASDAYHVLSDDQRRAEYDLRLRGSTSSYARTSSYGWASSSSASYGYGHGHGGGSWRRTPPGAGAGASAGSIDWEFLLKAVTRRGFLINLGFASVLLSGAAFLDGSILEIWKMNNSGKSFEDAMESIEKVKRR
- the LOC120706553 gene encoding calmodulin-binding protein 25-like, with amino-acid sequence MANRFAGLDPTWAHLPTPAPTHAAAASHYCSFPAAAFENKALTSALRASMAPAHAYTSTAAAEASPFSSPATPSSSTTSSASELLSSGHDAPAPSSGPAARPPPARALKGPKAGRVSKRKPRPSRRPPTTYITADPANFRRMVQEITGLPAPVPGPSSAAAPAAPERAVAAFSWTPAPSFVLPTLDTSAFLLLDRAAPAPEVKSSSRGYAPAATCTAPAAAAAAAGKDDSSALLEMEAMIDFPTLESWGII